In a single window of the Arachis hypogaea cultivar Tifrunner chromosome 6, arahy.Tifrunner.gnm2.J5K5, whole genome shotgun sequence genome:
- the LOC112696514 gene encoding uncharacterized protein: MMNSSNGMMSPSSSGTAQSPGLKTYFKTPEGRYKLQYEKTHPSGLLHYAHGKTVTQVTLAHLKDKPAPSTPTASSSSFSASSGVRSAAARLLGGSNGSRALSFVGGNGGSKSNGGTSRIGSIGASSSSSSLANPNFDGKGTYLIFNVGDAIFISDLNSQDKDPIKSIHFSNSNPVCHAFDPDAKDGHDLLVGLTSGDVYSVSLRQQLQDVGKKLVGAQHYNKDGTVSNSRCTCIAWVPGGDGVFVVAHADGNLFVYDKNKDSAGDSSFPVVKDQTQFSVVHARYSKSNPIARWHICQGSINMFSFSSDGAYLATVGRDGYLRVFDYVKEQLICGGKSYYGALLCCAWSMDGKYVLTGGEDDLVQVWSMDDRKIVAWGEGHNSWVSGVAFDSYWSSPNSSDNGENVMYRFGSVGQDTQLLLWDLEMDEIVVPLRRPPGGSPTYSTGSQSSHWDSVVPLGTLQPAPSMRDVPKISPLVAHRVHTEPLSGLIFTQESVLTACREGHIKIWTRPGVAESQSSNSENLLATSLKEKPSLSSKIGNSSYKQ, translated from the exons ATGATGAACAGCTCGAACGGCATGATGTCCCCGTCGTCATCGGGAACTGCACAGTCCCCTGGGCTCAAGACTTATTTCAAAACCCCTGAAGGCCGATACAAGCTTCAATACGAGAAGACTCACCCTTCTGGTCTTCTTCATTATGCTCATGGCAAAACCGTTACTCAG GTTACTCTTGCACATCTCAAAGACAAACCTGCGCCTTCGACCCCGACTGCGTCTTCTTCAAGTTTCAGTGCCAGCAGTGGGGTGCGGTCTGCGGCAGCTAGATTGTTGGGAGGAAGCAATGGAAGCCGAGCGCTTAGTTTTGTCGGGGGCAATGGTGGAAGCAAGAGTAATGGAGGAACGAGTAGGATTGGTTCAATTGGTGCCTCCAGTTCAAGTAGTTCGCTGGCTAATCCAAATTTTGACGGCAAAGGAACCTACTTGATCTTCAATGTCGGAGATGCAATTTTCATAAGTGATTTGAATTCTCAAGATAAG GACCCCATAAAGTCTATTCACTTTAGTAACTCAAATCCTGTGTGCCATGCATTTGATCCTGATGCTAAGGATGGACATGATTTGCTTGTTGGCTTGACCTCTGGAGATG TCTACTCAGTATCACTGAGACAGCAATTACAGGATGTTGGCAAAAAGCTTGTTGGGGCTCAGCATTACAACAAAGATGGTACCGTCAGTAACAG TCGTTGTACGTGCATTGCTTGGGTGCCAGGAGGTGATGGAGTTTTTGTTGTTGCTCATGCTGATGGAAATTTATTCGTATATGATAAG AATAAAGACAGTGCTGGTGATTCTTCATTCCCAGTTGTTAAAGATCAAACTCAATTTTCTGTTGTGCATGCACGTTATAGTAAG AGTAACCCAATAGCCAGATGGCATATATGCCAGGGTTCAATCAACATGTTTTCTTTCTCATCCGATGGAGCATACTTAGCAACTGTTGGAAGAGATG GCTACTTACGAGTGTTTGATTACGTAAAAGAACAACTTATATGTGGTGGAAAGAGTTATTATGGGGCTTTGTTGTGTTGTGCTTGGAG CATGGATGGGAAATATGTTTTGACTGGTGGAGAAGATGATTTAGTTCAAGTTTGGAGCATGGATGATCGTAAGATTGTAGCATGGGGTGAGGGACATAACTCATGG GTAAGTGGAGTGGCATTTGATTCATATTGGTCATCTCCAAATTCAAGTGATAATGGAGAGAACGTGATGTATCGATTTGGTTCAGTCGGTCAG GATACTCAATTACTTCTATGGGACCTGGAAATGGATGAGATTGTAGTGCCCTTGAGGCGTCCTCCTGGTGGGTCTCCGACTTACAGTACTGGAAGCCAATCATCCCATTGGGACAGTGTTGTTCCATTGGGTACCTTACAACCTGCTCCAAGTATGCGTGATGTTCCAAAAATCTCCCCATTGGTTGCTCACAGAGTGCACACTGAACCACTCTCTGGCTTGATATTTACTCAGGAATCTGTACTCACTGCCTGCCGGGAGGGGCACATAAAAATCTGGACGAGACCTGGTGTTGCCGAGAGCCAATCAAGCAACTCTGAAAACTTGTTAGCCACCAGCCTTAAGGAGAAGCCTTCACTTTCCAGCAAGATTGGAAATTCTAGCTACAAACAATGA
- the LOC112696515 gene encoding uncharacterized protein isoform X2, producing MATQQQEQDFPMHRDQVDGITTTATVAHTAIHKGVESSEITELPSRQHGRRQNLMLEIPARNLDEAREEFLRINMPSTSPAFSSINELQPKNKSNIKALIPKLSFKLGNTEKASILALEGSSTEVPKKPMISRTLSLTKLITPRGKKMSSLPVTPIGGNTTNMTTYVRKGQQSSIHRSRSVPALNKDGNTSVGVMLRIVPTTPRLAGSAATTSMKSSPDITVENEDGEDIPEEEAVCRICLIELGEGSDTLKMEFSCKGELALAHQECVVKWFSIKGNRTCDVCKEQVQNLPVTLLRIASTHSPNFLISSQGQQYRVWETVPILVVINMMAYFCFVEQLLVSNMGSGAIAISLPFSCILGLLSSMTSTTMARRKHVWLYAIAQFVMVFLAGRLFYSLLHVQAVLSMLLATFTGFGAVMCVASVLFEFLKWRRRWFAQLNQHQLGSQEVAVSTHQSSATTT from the exons ATGGCAACTCAGCAACAAGAACAAGACTTTCCAATGCACAGAGACCAAGTTGATGGTATCACTACCACTGCTACCGTAGCTCACACTGCAATTCATAAg GGTGTAGAATCAAGTGAAATAACTGAACTACCTAGTAGACAACATGGAAGAAGGCAAAATCTTATGTTGGAGATACCTGCAAGAAATCTTGATGAAGCAAGAGAGGAATTCTTGAGAATTAACATGCCTTCTACAAGCCCTGCTTTCTCCAGTATCAATGAGTTACAaccaaaaaataaatcaaatattaaaGCCCTTATTCCCAAACTTAGCTTTAAGTTAGGGAACACCGAAAAGGCTTCCATTCTAGCACTTGAAGGTTCTTCCACAGAGGTGCCGAAAAAGCCTATGATTTCGAGGACATTATCTCTTACAAAGTTGATCACACCTAGAGGGAAGAAGATGTCATCTTTACCCGTGACACCAATTGGAGGAAACACAACCAATATGACAACATATGTG AGAAAAGGACAGCAATCATCGATCCATCGTTCGCGTTCAGTTCCTGCACTTAACAAAGATGGGAACACATCAGTAGGTGTGATGCTGCGCATAGTTCCTACTACGCCACGGTTAGCTGGTAGCGCTGCCACAACATCTATGAAATCTTCACCTGACATTACTG TTGAGAATGAGGATGGAGAGGACattcctgaagaagaagctgtgTGTAGAATATGTTTGATTGAACTTGGAGAAGGTTCTGATACCCTTAAAATGGAGTTCAGCTGCAAAGGTGAACTAGCATTGGCGCACCAAGAATGCGTGGTTAAATGGTTCAGCATCAAAGGTAACAGAACATGTGATGTGTGCAAGGAACAAGTTCAGAACCTACCTGTCACTCTTTTACGAATTGCGAGTACTCATTCACCAAACTTCTTGATAAGTAGCCAAGGTCAGCAATACAG GGTTTGGGAAACTGTTCCAATTCTTGTGGTTATCAACATGATGGCTTACTTCTGTTTTGTTGAGCAGCTTCTT GTTTCAAATATGGGGTCTGGTGCCATTGCAATATCTCTCCCATTTTCTTGTATATTAGGCCTTCTTTCAAGCATGACATCAACAACAATGG CGAGGAGAAAACATGTCTGGCTTTATGCGATTGCCCAATTTGTTATGGTGTTTCTTGCTGGTCGTCTTTTCTATTCACTG CTTCATGTGCAAGCAGTGCTATCTATGCTACTTGCTACATTTACTGGGTTTGGAGCTGTAATGTGTGTAGCCTCTGTTCTGTTTGAGTTTCTGAAATGGAGGAGAAGATGGTTTGCTCAGTTGAATCAGCATCAGCTTGGTTCCCAAGAGGTGGCTGTATCAACTCATCAATCATCTGCAACAACCACTTAA
- the LOC112696515 gene encoding uncharacterized protein isoform X1 has translation MATQQQEQDFPMHRDQVDGITTTATVAHTAIHKGVESSEITELPSRQHGRRQNLMLEIPARNLDEAREEFLRINMPSTSPAFSSINELQPKNKSNIKALIPKLSFKLGNTEKASILALEGSSTEVPKKPMISRTLSLTKLITPRGKKMSSLPVTPIGGNTTNMTTYVRKGQQSSIHRSRSVPALNKDGNTSVGVMLRIVPTTPRLAGSAATTSMKSSPDITVENEDGEDIPEEEAVCRICLIELGEGSDTLKMEFSCKGELALAHQECVVKWFSIKGNRTCDVCKEQVQNLPVTLLRIASTHSPNFLISSQGQQYRVWETVPILVVINMMAYFCFVEQLLVSNMGSGAIAISLPFSCILGLLSSMTSTTMVLFLARRKHVWLYAIAQFVMVFLAGRLFYSLLHVQAVLSMLLATFTGFGAVMCVASVLFEFLKWRRRWFAQLNQHQLGSQEVAVSTHQSSATTT, from the exons ATGGCAACTCAGCAACAAGAACAAGACTTTCCAATGCACAGAGACCAAGTTGATGGTATCACTACCACTGCTACCGTAGCTCACACTGCAATTCATAAg GGTGTAGAATCAAGTGAAATAACTGAACTACCTAGTAGACAACATGGAAGAAGGCAAAATCTTATGTTGGAGATACCTGCAAGAAATCTTGATGAAGCAAGAGAGGAATTCTTGAGAATTAACATGCCTTCTACAAGCCCTGCTTTCTCCAGTATCAATGAGTTACAaccaaaaaataaatcaaatattaaaGCCCTTATTCCCAAACTTAGCTTTAAGTTAGGGAACACCGAAAAGGCTTCCATTCTAGCACTTGAAGGTTCTTCCACAGAGGTGCCGAAAAAGCCTATGATTTCGAGGACATTATCTCTTACAAAGTTGATCACACCTAGAGGGAAGAAGATGTCATCTTTACCCGTGACACCAATTGGAGGAAACACAACCAATATGACAACATATGTG AGAAAAGGACAGCAATCATCGATCCATCGTTCGCGTTCAGTTCCTGCACTTAACAAAGATGGGAACACATCAGTAGGTGTGATGCTGCGCATAGTTCCTACTACGCCACGGTTAGCTGGTAGCGCTGCCACAACATCTATGAAATCTTCACCTGACATTACTG TTGAGAATGAGGATGGAGAGGACattcctgaagaagaagctgtgTGTAGAATATGTTTGATTGAACTTGGAGAAGGTTCTGATACCCTTAAAATGGAGTTCAGCTGCAAAGGTGAACTAGCATTGGCGCACCAAGAATGCGTGGTTAAATGGTTCAGCATCAAAGGTAACAGAACATGTGATGTGTGCAAGGAACAAGTTCAGAACCTACCTGTCACTCTTTTACGAATTGCGAGTACTCATTCACCAAACTTCTTGATAAGTAGCCAAGGTCAGCAATACAG GGTTTGGGAAACTGTTCCAATTCTTGTGGTTATCAACATGATGGCTTACTTCTGTTTTGTTGAGCAGCTTCTT GTTTCAAATATGGGGTCTGGTGCCATTGCAATATCTCTCCCATTTTCTTGTATATTAGGCCTTCTTTCAAGCATGACATCAACAACAATGG TTTTGTTCTTAGCGAGGAGAAAACATGTCTGGCTTTATGCGATTGCCCAATTTGTTATGGTGTTTCTTGCTGGTCGTCTTTTCTATTCACTG CTTCATGTGCAAGCAGTGCTATCTATGCTACTTGCTACATTTACTGGGTTTGGAGCTGTAATGTGTGTAGCCTCTGTTCTGTTTGAGTTTCTGAAATGGAGGAGAAGATGGTTTGCTCAGTTGAATCAGCATCAGCTTGGTTCCCAAGAGGTGGCTGTATCAACTCATCAATCATCTGCAACAACCACTTAA